A portion of the Edaphobacter lichenicola genome contains these proteins:
- a CDS encoding septal ring lytic transglycosylase RlpA family protein: MQSRLVSAAILSACALTVGGCHKETTRAYRPPPPPASGSSNSASNHGRSSRPNTTGDTTSARTLPAPPLAPAPMPGNLGKPVSTEVGMASWYGPPYAGRKGADGTVYDQNAMTAAHLTLPMGTMVRVTNLTNNESVVVKITDRGPFVHGRIIDLSLAAAKATGVYRAGVAKVKVEAFAAPVRANADPGGRWCVQVGAFAHESDAVKLKEEMIRRYSTAKVIEFPGPTGHWVRISPKVPDKGHATEVADSIHPKDPAAQPYLIRTD, translated from the coding sequence ACGACGCGAGCTTATCGGCCTCCGCCGCCACCTGCGTCTGGGTCGTCTAATTCGGCTTCGAATCACGGGAGGAGTTCGCGGCCGAATACTACGGGGGACACGACCAGTGCGAGGACGTTACCTGCGCCTCCCTTGGCCCCTGCACCGATGCCGGGGAATTTAGGCAAACCGGTTTCAACTGAGGTTGGGATGGCGAGTTGGTATGGGCCACCGTATGCCGGACGCAAGGGAGCCGATGGAACGGTGTACGACCAGAATGCGATGACTGCTGCGCACCTTACGCTGCCCATGGGGACGATGGTGCGGGTTACGAATCTGACTAACAATGAATCGGTCGTGGTTAAGATTACGGATCGCGGGCCATTTGTTCACGGCCGGATCATCGATCTATCGCTGGCGGCTGCGAAGGCTACGGGGGTGTATCGCGCTGGAGTGGCGAAGGTGAAGGTGGAGGCGTTTGCTGCGCCAGTTCGGGCGAATGCCGATCCGGGCGGACGCTGGTGTGTGCAGGTGGGGGCGTTCGCGCATGAGTCTGATGCGGTGAAGCTGAAGGAAGAGATGATTCGGCGGTACTCGACTGCAAAGGTGATTGAGTTTCCCGGGCCCACTGGGCATTGGGTTAGGATCAGTCCGAAGGTGCCGGATAAGGGTCATGCTACGGAGGTTGCCGACAGCATTCATCCGAAGGATCCTGCGGCTCAGCCTTATTTAATTCGGACGGACTAG